Proteins from a genomic interval of Planctomycetota bacterium:
- a CDS encoding methyltransferase domain-containing protein codes for MRRLNIALQDVNAVYDGPEGLLWELIMGEQIHVAGFKSSKILADKAGIRKEMTGLDLCSCLGAGMRFLVKNYGCRMCGVDATKTVHQKAIERAKQEKLDDKLEFKLADVTQVPYPDKTFDFVWGEDAWCYVADKAKLISEAARVLKPGGKIAFTDWIEGPAGLSDAEAERINRFMKFPYMESLKGYAKLMTQNGLQVIEAEDLTSEFAQYCDFYIKMLTDQLTYDALKIIGDDMNMFQGMGQEMSFMAQQAHQGKMGRGRFIALKP; via the coding sequence ATGAGAAGATTGAATATCGCCCTCCAGGACGTGAATGCGGTATACGACGGCCCGGAAGGGCTGCTCTGGGAATTGATTATGGGCGAGCAGATTCACGTTGCCGGATTCAAGTCGTCCAAAATCCTGGCTGACAAGGCCGGTATCAGAAAGGAAATGACCGGGCTGGACCTGTGTTCCTGCCTGGGCGCCGGGATGCGCTTCCTGGTGAAGAATTACGGATGCCGGATGTGCGGCGTTGACGCCACCAAGACCGTCCATCAAAAGGCCATCGAACGGGCTAAGCAGGAAAAGCTTGATGATAAATTAGAGTTCAAACTGGCCGATGTTACGCAGGTGCCGTATCCGGACAAGACCTTTGACTTTGTTTGGGGCGAGGATGCCTGGTGTTACGTGGCTGACAAGGCCAAGTTGATATCCGAGGCAGCGCGGGTGCTCAAGCCCGGCGGCAAGATTGCCTTTACCGACTGGATTGAGGGCCCGGCCGGCCTGAGCGATGCCGAGGCGGAAAGAATCAACCGCTTTATGAAGTTCCCTTATATGGAGAGTTTAAAGGGTTACGCGAAACTGATGACGCAGAATGGCTTGCAGGTGATTGAAGCCGAGGACCTGACTTCTGAATTCGCCCAATACTGCGATTTCTATATCAAGATGCTGACCGACCAATTGACCTACGATGCGCTCAAGATTATCGGAGACGATATGAATATGTTCCAGGGGATGGGCCAGGAGATGTCCTTTATGGCCCAACAGGCGCACCAGGGAAAGATGGGCCGGGGCCGGTTCATCGCTCTGAAACCATGA
- a CDS encoding 2-hydroxyacyl-CoA dehydratase, with product MKDVTALINGYYRSVLAKLSRHKTVGYTCLYVPPELIEAYGFWPVRLAGLGNVDSENEGERFIHNEGCSFCKDCLGAQGLKRLPQSAVDYLVIPSTCDQMKRQGEKWHLTFNVPTYFLFVPKTWQDRSCQNAYRREIKWLSEELATLIPSGKPVRPLKEIIIRYNQARARMRDLGRRMDYHTRRLLMHLFFVSPIDDFLKYLDKVEQHLPEKATLSRRLNLMLVGSPVAYGDNFLDNILSEYPEINIAIDTTCTGQRALDVSIATNGNLIDNLASGYFQRPPCIWRRPNSQFYRYINECYSKYKIDGIIYKTLKFCDLWKYEFRRFREMVKHPMVQVENNYSPAQAGQFNKRISAFIEMIKSP from the coding sequence ATGAAAGATGTAACAGCCCTTATTAATGGATATTACCGCAGCGTCTTGGCTAAATTGAGCCGACATAAGACCGTGGGTTATACCTGTCTCTATGTGCCGCCGGAACTGATTGAGGCCTACGGCTTTTGGCCGGTCCGGCTGGCCGGTCTGGGCAATGTGGATTCCGAGAACGAAGGCGAGCGGTTCATCCATAATGAGGGCTGTTCATTCTGCAAGGACTGCCTGGGCGCCCAGGGACTAAAACGCCTGCCGCAAAGCGCCGTGGATTATCTGGTTATCCCGAGCACCTGCGACCAGATGAAACGCCAGGGCGAAAAGTGGCACCTGACCTTCAATGTCCCGACCTATTTCCTCTTTGTGCCCAAGACCTGGCAAGACCGCTCCTGCCAAAATGCCTACAGGCGGGAAATCAAATGGCTGTCCGAGGAATTGGCAACCTTAATACCATCCGGCAAACCTGTCCGGCCGTTAAAGGAAATCATCATTAGGTATAACCAGGCGCGCGCCCGGATGCGGGATTTAGGCCGGCGCATGGACTATCACACCCGCCGGCTGTTGATGCACCTATTCTTCGTATCTCCAATAGATGATTTCCTGAAGTATCTTGATAAGGTGGAGCAACACCTGCCGGAAAAAGCAACGTTGTCCAGACGGCTCAACTTGATGTTGGTCGGCAGTCCAGTCGCGTATGGCGATAATTTTCTGGATAATATTCTGTCGGAATATCCTGAAATTAATATCGCCATTGATACTACCTGCACCGGCCAGCGGGCATTGGACGTCAGTATTGCGACAAACGGCAACCTGATTGACAATTTGGCGTCGGGTTACTTCCAGCGTCCGCCCTGCATCTGGCGCCGGCCTAACAGCCAGTTCTACCGCTACATCAACGAATGTTACAGCAAGTATAAAATAGACGGCATCATCTACAAGACCCTGAAGTTCTGCGACCTCTGGAAATACGAGTTCCGGCGCTTCCGGGAAATGGTCAAACATCCGATGGTGCAGGTTGAGAATAATTACAGCCCGGCCCAGGCCGGCCAGTTTAACAAGAGAATCTCGGCGTTTATTGAGATGATTAAATCACCGTGA